The genomic stretch ACGGTGAGCCCAGCAGCCCTGGTGCCTCTGGCACCTCGGGATGGCCGACGGACCCAGGCAGGAGGCACTGCTCCGGGGCCACCAGCTCCATGAGGGATTCTCTGAGCAGGATCTGGCCCCTGTgaccccgtgtccctgtcccagggctgcGGCATGAGGGGATTTACCGCAAGAACGGAGCCAAGTCCCGGATCAAGGTACTGATGGAGGAGTTCCGGAGGGACGCCCGCAATGTCAAGCTGCGCATCAGCGACAACTTCATCGAGGATGTCACTGACGTGCTGAAGAGGTTCTTCCGGGAGCTGGAAGATCCCATCTTCACCCTGGAGCTGCACCCGCAGTGGAAGGAGGCTGCAGGTACCTCCTTCACCCAGGCctgtcaccctgttcttttgGGCGTTTTAAAGTGCCTCTAAAAGTTCctatgccttctgatatttacatatttcaactAAGTTTTCTCACacatgttcatgtaaataatgattattttacattcttctttgtaagtagagaaaattaatagactgttaATTTGACCGGTGTAGTTGGGAAAGTAacagtttcaccctccaatccactatCATTTTAACTATTGTATATATAGTAGAgtcaaaaaataaagtttacttttttgagttctttttctttccttttacatctaaCCTACTGCTGTAAGTTATTTTGTGTCGCACCGTGACACAAACCTGTTCCATGCtgggctccctggggccagtgTTCCTCTGGATGGGTCCTGGTGCCAGCCTTGGTGCCGTGTCACCTCTGGATCTGCCGGGTTCAGCCAGGATCTGGTTTTCCTCCCACCAGGAATCTCCTCGAAGCCGCAGCGCTTGGAGCGGTACAAGGAGCTCATCCATCGCCTGCCTCGCCTCAACCACAAGACCCTGGCTGCGCTCATCGGGCACCTCTACCGGTCAGTGGGGCCCTCCCATCAGCGTCTCCTGGTCCAGCCAGCCCTGTGGGGtctccctgctgcccagggagtgCTGGCTCCTATCCCTAAGAGACAGGGAGGCCCCATGCCCTGCTCCATCCACACAGCTGGTGCTGGGACACCTTGAACATTCCCAAAGTCATCCTGCAGCAAGGGGGAGCAACAGGAGGTTTGGGACTAGGGGACACCACCCCGTAGGATGTAAATGTCATCCAGTGCCccagaaagacagaaaacactCAATCCCCATCTTGAGTCAGAGTTTGAGGTAGCACCGTTGTCTGGTTTTATGTCAGAGGGAAGTTCTCAAAACGGGAACTGCCCAGTTTGAAGTTCCCACTgctgaggggctggggacatccaggCTGTTTGTATGAGGCAGAGGAGGATGGCTGGGGCTGAAACCCCACCCTGAGCAGGACCAACCCCTCGCCTCTCTGCTCCTTATGCCAGGGTGCAGAAATGTGCAGACCTCAACCAGATGAGCACCAAGAACCTGTCGCTGCTCTTCGCTCCCAGCCTCTTCCAGACCGATGGCAAAGGGGAGCACGAGGTCAAGGTGATGGAAGATCTCATCGACAACTACGTCAGCATCTTCAATGTAAGCAGGGGCCTGCAGCCCCCTCCATGCTGGGTCTGATCCAGACCCCTTGCATCCCCCCATAGTGCCCAcctctgcctctccctgcatccctccatCCTGGCCCTGTGTCCTCAAGCCGGATCCCGCTCCACGCTGACCCTGTGCACCCTTCCTCTGGCAGATTGACGAGGATCAGGTATCCCAGATGGATCTGGAGAACAGCCTGATCACCACCTGGAAGGACACCCAGGTACTGGGAAGGTGCTTGTTGGCCCTCACCACATCAGGgacccctgggctgggggactGACTGGAGGATGGGGACACTCCCAGCTGCCCACCCTGGTCCCTACTGTCTCATATCCTCATTTGGGAAAGGATGTTCCCCCTCTTATCTCCCCTGTGCCCACCACCCTGACGCTCCTGCCCGggggaggagcagccccagtTTCCTGGGTCACCATCTCCAGCCCGGGGAGGGTGGGATGTGCTCAGCACCCACACCAACACCTCCCCGCAGCTCTCCCAGGCAGGAGACCTCATCATCGAGGTTTACCTGGAGCAGAAGGTACCCGACTGCTGCGTCACCCTGAAGGTGAGTCCcaaagcagggctgtgccagagcaCGTGAGCAGGGACGCAGCTCCTGGCGCCCCTGGGATCCATCCTGCACCACCCACCGCAGCTCCCCGTGTGTCCggccccaggtgtcccccacgATGACAGCAGAGGAGCTGACCAACCAGGTGCTGGAGATGCGCAACGTGGCCGCCAGCCTGGACGTCTGGCTGACCTTCGAGGCGCTGGAGAACGGGGAGCTGGGTGAGCATGGGAGGATCGCCcagggggatgctcctggcATGGCCAGGCTGGTGAGGGGCAGGTGTGGGGGACATGCTTTCTGGtggtggcagaggggacaggaacTGGCACAGGGAAGAGGACACAGTGGTGagagtgtccctgtgtccccagagcGGCCCCTGCACCCCAAGGAGAAGGTGCTGGAGCAAGCCTTGCAGTGGTGCAAGCTCCCGGAGCCCAGTGCCGCATACCTGCTGGTGAGGAAGGTGCCCATCGGCGAGGGCAGCTGTCTCTTCACAGGTAAGGCGAGCACAAAGGAACCCAGCCCCTCGGGGTGTCCCCAGAGAGGGACAGGTCTGCCTGAGCTTCCCCTTGCCCTGCTCACTGCCCTGCAGCCATCAGGGGCACATCACCGAGACCCACAGTGGGATCCCCCTGCAATCCCACCCTGCCAGCGCCCTGAGCCTTATGTCCCCACACTGGGCAGGTGCCAAGCGTGAAACCCCCAAGTGTGGGCTGCTGAAatgccgtgaggagccccccaggctgctggggaaCAAGTTTCAGGAGCGTTACTTCGTCATCCGGGacaggaggctgctgctgctcaaggAGAAGAGGGTACaggggatgctgtgggatggACCTCAGCCCcgggggtgggaggaggagcctggggacagcagtggcaCACTGGTGGCTGTTCTCCTGGCAGGGAGGCTGGCACCAAGCCAGGCTGACCCACCGGATGTCCTTTCCCAGAGTGCCAAGCCAGAGCGTGAGTGGCCCCTGGACGCAGCCAAGGTTTACATGGGCATTAGGAAGAAGCTGAAGCCACCAGCTCAGTAAGTGGCACCTCCCCAGCATGGCACTGGAGCAGATATCCATCCCTcagtccctgctcctggcagcaaAACCCAGCTTCTAGAGTTCACCTGGACCCAAAGTCTGTGCCTGTGGGGAGAGCTCAGccccctgccccactgcccACAGACCTCAGGCTGTGTCTGAGCTTGGCAGTGCTGCCCTACAGCCTTGTGTTCCTTTCCAGGTGGGGTTTCACACTGACCCTGGACAAGCAGCAGCTGTGAGTACTGTCCCCTGCCATCCTGGGTCTGGGGGAGCTCAAGATCTGTCCCCAGTTTTAGTGGgagtgggacagccaggggcAGTGGTACAAGGCCCTGGGgtcagggcagagctggggcactTGAGAGGCAGAGTGGCAGGGCCActgtccctggcacaggatgcaAGCCAGGCCCCAGGGGCCACCCACGTCTCTGCCACACAGCCTTTCTGCCTCCCCACCCACCCCAGTGCCCCTGGGTGGTGCTGGGTGCCCAAAAAGCTCTCACCTCACCCTAAAGCAGCAATTTGGGCACGCAGAGATTTTCAGAGATTTAACCCCGTGGGGTGTAGATGAACCTGAGATCCCCAGGCTCACAGACAAGGTGACAAGGGGACATGGGCCCCACTGCCCCCTCTCCCTGGCATCTTCTCCACTGTTTGCTCTGCAGGTACCTGGTGTGCTCAGGGCAGGACGAGCTGTGGGACTGGACCACCAGCATCCTCAAGGCTCAGGTGGGTGCAGGCTGGTGGTGCcacccagctgggcagggctgggacggggctggcagggcgtGACCCCCGtgcccaccctgtccctgtgcacagCATGACGACCTGCGCCCCGTGGTCCTGCGCCGACGCTCCTCCTCTGACCTCGCCAAGCAGAAATTCGGGACCATGCCACTGGTGCCCCTGCACGGGGACAGCACTGACGCCACCATGCTCTCTGCCAACCAGACCCTGGTAAagcccctgcagctccccctGCCCACAGGTGCTCGTGCACGCATCCTGCTCCTTATACCTGCCCCGAGACCCCATGCCCACCGTAGGGCTGGAGAGGCACCGATGggtgctctgtgtgctgtgtgccGTGCTCGTGTCCATGCCCGTGTCCGTGGCAGCTCTCCATGCCTGCAGGCACCTGCACCCTCTGCCCCTCCCCCGCCTACCCAGGCAGCCGTGGCCCTGCTCCGTGCTCTCCATGCTCACCCCTGTCCATCTCCTCTGTTTCTAGCGCCGCCTGCACACGCGAAGGACTTTGTCCATGTTCTTTGTAAGTACCTGCACACCTGGAGCACCCGCTGCTGGCTTTGCACTGTGCCAGGGctcacctgcagcatcccacGGGCGCTCAGAGATGTGCCCACCTTGTGGGGCAGATGAGGGGGTGCCCACTGCTCTGCGTGTTCCCCACCTGGGGATGTGGGTCCCTGCATGGTCCCAGTGTGGGCAAGCAAGAGCACACCAGTCCAGCCCAGTTCCCAGAGCCTCTCTCATTGGGAACAGGTTGTCCGTAGGgtatcagtggaagaaatgtgAGGAAAGAGGTTTAGGTGTGCCTTGTCTTCAGGTTATTTCCAAAAAGGCCACTGGGCTGAACCTCATCTCTCCTGGCTTTGTGCTCTGCATGGCATCCATCTGCCTGCCCCACCCCAGAACACTCTGCCAAGgggtgctgggctggtggcatGGACCATGCCCAGGCAGGGACCAAAACTGACCTTTCCTCAGCCATGGGGAAGAAAGGGCAGCAGTGCCTGAGCCgagggagctggtggagggCGGGTCCCCTGCAGGTATCGGCCCCATGGTGAGGGACAAGGATCCCCAGGCagtgcagggagggcagggtgaggggggacagaggggtaCAGCTGAGCTGTGGGGGCAGTGTCCCTCACCCTGccccctgccttccccagcccatgaaGATCCACCAGGACtccctggaggagcagcaggagaaggaggcagACACTGATCCCGTCTATGAGGAAGTGGGGAACTTCCCCGAGCTGGCAGCACTGGacctggggcaggggctgctggcagagctggcgGCCGTGCCCCCTGTGGACAGGTCCAAGAAGCCATCCCCGTTCCCTGAGGAGCCCCCAGCCACCGCCCTGCGCTCCTCGCTGCCCGCCAGCCCAGGACACAGGGTGACAGGTCCCTCTGTCACCAAAGCTGTGTCCCTCGAAAGGGGCTTGAACCTGGAGAGCAACAAAACTCCAAGCCCGGGGCTCAGACCCACCAAAACGTCCTCTCTGGAGAGGAACGTGGAGCCTTCCCTGGCGctgggcagggactgggagcaggcagccacaccggggaacagccccacagcagagacctccctggagctgcccaggaaGAGGAGCTTGCAGCCGCCCTCACCCATCAGTGACAAACTGATGCAGGAGCTCAGCAGTGTCATCCTCAGGAAGAGCGATGGCCAACCCCCGGGGCCTGGCCAGCCGGTGACATGACCCACTGTGCCAAAGGGGTGGCCACCGACCTGGGGGTCAAGTCGTGCCCGGTGGCAGCGATGATGGGTACCCCAGTGGCAGAGATGATGGGTACCCCACACTCCCACATCGCGGAAACCccaccctgctcctcctcctcatcccagggccaggctgggatTGGGAACCAAAGGGACAAGTGGTGACCAGGATGTTGGGTCATGGTACCCCCTCGTGGGAGGgctgggactgctgccacctgtGCTCTTGCTCGTGAGTGGCACATCTGTCATCGAGCCCAGCACCGAGGGACGCAAgtaaaggggaaaacaaaagcaggaaGGTGGTGCCCGCATGTTTCGGCAGCACAGCACTGTGCCAGGCAGGGGGCATGGGGtgcctgccagcacaggggaacACAGCGTGTCCCCTCTCCAGCACTGGGCCTGCGGGGCAGAGTCAGGACACCCAAGCCATCCCCCCTTCCCTTCTTGCATCCACTGTGGCATATTTTGGGGGaaaggggagcagcaggagcagggctggccatGTGTGCCTGGTGTGTAGTCCTGGCGATGGAGGGCAGCCCCTCCTCAGCGAGGGTGTTTGTACCTATTCCTGCCACCAGCAGGGAGAAATAAAGGTTTATTTGTACTCTGGAGGGTTTGGTCACTGCAGGAAGAGTGGTGAGGGATGCCAGGGTCTGGCAGATGGGGAGATTGGGGTGCCAGACACCCACCTGAGGGTCCCATGGAATTGGGCAGCGCTGGTGTCATCAGGGGGGCAAAACTGAGGCAAAATCCTTGTGAACCTCAGATCCAGGTGGAATTTTTTGCCCAAGTCTATTGCCAACCCTTGGTGTGGGCATGCTTCAGGCTCCCCCATCCCCGGGGCAGGGGGACACAGCTTGGCAACCCTGGCTCTGCCCACTGGACCTCAGGGGCAGGGCTGTTTTCTCTGTGGACCTCCCCGACGAGGTCTCGAGCCCCCACAGGCAGCGGCCTCCCGCATCCCGGACCCAGCCCCGAAAATCCCGGGAGACATAGAAGTAGATGAAGGGATCAAAGCAGTTGTTGCAGGCGCTAAGCACCAGGGCCAGGGCGTAGGAGATGTAGGTGCCGTTGTTGCACCCCGTGGGCTCCAGCATGTAGTGGATGAAGAGCATCACGTTGCTGGGTGTGAAGCAGAGGATGAAGACCACAAGGACCAGGGCCAGGACACGCACCACCTGCCCGTGGCTCCCTCCCTTGGCCAGCAGCCGCGCCAGGATGCAGCTGTAGGAGATGGTCATGAGCACGAAGGGCAGGCCGAagcccagccccaccagggACAGGAAATAGTAGCCAAAGAACCTTTGGGTTTCCTTTTCTAGCACATCGTGGCACGTCGTGATGTTCAGGCTGGAGatattgtgtgtgtgtgagcgcAAAAGCAGAGGGCTCAtgcccagccccaccagcagcCAGATGCCCACACAGATGCCCACTTTGCCTCTCGTCCAGCTGGAGCCCTTCCACAGGAATGGGTGTGCCACAGAGATGTAACGCTCCAGGCCAATGCAggtgaggaagaggatggaGCTGTACATGTTCCCATAGAAGAAGGCCACCATGGTGCGGCACAGGTAGTCCCCAAAGGGCCAGTGATTGCCCAGGAGGTGGTAGGAGATCTTGAAGGGCAGCAGGAGGACAAAGAGCAGGTCAGCCCCagccaggttgagcaggaagatgGTGCTGGAGCATCTCCTGAAGTTGGTGGCCAGGACCCAGCAGGCCAGAGCGTTGGCTGGCAGCCCCACCAGCACGACCACGGAGtagagggcaggcaggaggtggGTGCTGAGGGTGCTGTTGAGAAAATCTTCCTCAGAAGCCTGGGAGCACATGTTCTTCTCCTGGGGAGTGAGGGGGAGCAGGGCTCGCCCTTTCTTGTTGGGCACTGCGGGGACACAAGGGGACACAAGGTGTTGGGCTCAGCCGAGGGCAGGAGCTGTCACCCCTCCCTGCAGAGTGACCACAGGAGGTGGCACCTCCCTGTCCCACGGCAGGGGAGCCCTCAACACCCTGCTGCCctcatcctgcagagctgtgaccCATCCTGTGCCAGGCACCAGCGCAGcggtgccagcccagctgcgtgccctgctctgagcccagacgggctctgctcccacatCCCTGGTGCTGCTGATGTCACTTGTCCTACCCAGCCCGGCACAACGGGATCAGGAGTGCAGCACAGGGTTGGGATAGTcccagccatgtccccagctcagctccccacCACAGCCAGAGACATCTCCTCATCTTCCTGTGGTCAGGGGTTTTTCATTGTGTGCGAAGAACTAAACTGAAGAACAGGAAGGCGCCAGGACACCAGAGAAACAACCCAGGATCAAATCCCTTTTCTGGcttgctcagaaaaaaaaccagacagTCTGTGCACGTCACCCCCAGCTGCAGAATTTCTATCCTGATGGTCCCCAGAACACCCTACCCTGGGGGGCTTTGGTTACATCCAACACATCTCCCACAACCTCCGCCCTCTCTCTGTATCCAGGGGATGGAAAATTCAGGTTATGAGAGCAGTAGTCTGAATTTTTCTGCCAAAAGGCGAAATGCTGGCTGGGTTTCAGGTCTTTACTCAGATTCTCAATGTGGACACTGagggaaggcagcagagcagggccccaaACTCTCCCCCCCCATGTCACCTAGCCTTCGCCTCCAAGTGTCATCAGACGTGATGTTGGGGTGTCCCAgtgaggtgtccctgccctacCCCATCACCCCCGACCCACCAGGGCACTTACCTGAGGAGGGTTGGGCGGCAGAGCCAAGCCAGGCACAGCTGAGCAGAAGGGTGACACAGGCACCAGCAGAAGCAGGTGACAGCACCCGCCAGGACATCTCTGTGGAgtggctgctgtgccagccaggTCTGCACAAATGGCACAGGGCTGGTGACACGGCAGGGCTGTCACCCGTCCCTTTCCCTGCTGACACCCCCCTCTGTCTGCACCACGTCACACTGGCGTCCTGCCCACATCCCTGCGGTGTGACAGCCAGACTGAGGCGTGGGGTCACTGCCAGTTGTCACCAGCACGAGCATCTGGGGCGCACcatcgggggggggggggaatctCCAGCTGCCGTCACGCAGCCGCACGCCGTGGGGAGGAGGAAGTGGACAAGAGGCAGCTGGAGGCAGACAGGAGAGCCACAGCGGGATGATGGAGCTGTTTGTGCCCCGTGCATGGGACAGGAAGGTGGCAGCGGGTTCCCAGCCTGGTGACATGTGGCCCTGCCCCACTGCAGCACTCCAGGGCACTGGGCACCCTGCCTACCCGGCCCTGCCAGGGCCAGACATCCCCAGGATCCATCAGTGGGGTCAGGCTGACAAGCTGGTGTCACAGCTTGATGTAGATGGGGCCAGCCTGCATTGTTCCCTACTTGTCACCAAAGTGGGTGGCTGGGTGACCTCTGGTCCCTTTTTCCAGCTAAGAAGGGAAATAACAGAGCTAGTGATacatccccagcccagccttgtGCATCGTCACACCCCAGGGGGACCAGGACACGTGCAGCCAAACCCAGAAATGTCatgggaagaggaagaaggggaCAAAGGGGACAGTGGGGGGAGCCACGAGCTGTGCAGGAAGCTTAGAGAGAAATCCAGACAGAAAGAGAAGTGAGACATGAAGGGGATGGGAGAGCATtgggagggggacagggggacagacaCGGACTGGTTGGGGGCCCCTCATGATTCCAGGTGGCCCCCACTGAATGCCACTGCTCATCTCTGTGTCCATGGCCCCACGGCAGGGTCCTGCCAAgccaggggctctgtgtccTCCATGTGATGTGGGATCCCACACgtccctgtgctgggggctgtcccctcagtgtcccacaTGTCCCTGCATCCCAGGACCagtcccccagcaccccatgtGTCACCACATCCTGGGACCAGTGTCCTGTGAGTCCTCATGCACAAGGACTTGGtccccagtgatcccagtgctGTGTGCCCCAGTactccccatgtccccatgtgtccctgcccaaggacAGTGTTCCCCATCACTCCGTGTCCCTGTGATCCTGTGCCCACACATCCCCATCTCTCATATCCCGATGTTCCCATGTAGGTCCCTGTCCTCCTTTCTCCTTGCATCCACATGTCCCCacgtccctgtgtccccatgttccTGTCTTctcatgtccccatgtccctgtctcCCATGTCCTCATGTCCGCATGTCCCTGCCTCTCATATTCCTGTGTTCCCACATCCCTGTCTCCCCACCtacatgtccccatgtccctgtgtcacaTATCCCTGTCACATGTCCCTGTCTTCCcacatccccatgtccccatgtccctccccCTCATATCCCTGTGTTCCCATGTCCCTgtctccccgtgtccccatgccGCCTCTCCCCGTCCCGGTGTCGCATCGCTCCGCTCGCACGTGCAGCACCGACCACCAGGCGGCGCTGCAGCCCCAAGGGGCGGGGCTCGCTGGGCGCGATGGGCGGGGCTTCCCGCCTGCGCCAcaaaggggcggggccgggggcggggccgttTTGGGGCGCGGTCTGGGGCGTGCCCGTCCGTGAGTGTGGGCGGGGCCTGATGGGGTAGGGCTCGTCTTGGGGCGGGGCCTGTGAGAGGCGTGGTCGGTGGAGGCGGGGTCTGCGAAGGGCGGGGCTTGGAATGGGAGTGATTGGTGATGGGCGTGGTCTGCGATGGGCGGGGTCTGTGAGGGGCGGGGTCTGTAATGGGAGTGATTGGTGATGGGCGGGGTCTGTGAGGGGCGGGGTCTGTAATGGGAGTGATTGGTGATGGGCGGGGTCGGTGAAGGCGGGGTCTGCGAAGGACGGGGATTGTAATGGGAGTGATTTGTGATGGGCGGGGTCTGTGAGGGGCGGGGTCTGTGAGGGGCGGGGTCTGTAATGGGAGTGATTGGTGATGGGCGGGGTCTGTGAGGGGCGGGGTCTGTAATGGGAGTGATTGGTGATGGGCGGGGTCTGCGATGGGCGGGGTCTGTGAGGGGCGTTGTCTCTGGGGGCGGGGTCTGGGGCGGGGCGAGGCCGGCCCGGCAGTTCCGGGCTCCGCACACGCGGATCGGGGCGGCGGTGATCggggaccggcaccgggatTGGGATCGGCACCGGGACCGGGGCAGCGCAGCCATGCAGCCGCCGCCGCGCAAGGTgagcgccgggccgggccgagccgggccgggccacgGGGCGGGTCACCGGGGCCGCGTCCTCCCTCGCTGCCGTTCCTGCAGCCGTGACCGAGACTCGCCGCCGGCGCAGCCTCCCGGGGCTGAGGAAGCGAGGCCGCGTTCGGGTGGCCCTCAGGAGTGGGGGCCGGTGGGCACCGGTACCCGGGCAGGACGGACCGCGCATCCCCGCCCCCCTgcccgccggggccgcggggctgAGCGGGACATTCCCGCAGGTGAAGCTCACCCAGGAGCTGCGGGTCCatctcctggagcagctgtcGGGCCTGCAGAGCAAACAGCAGCGGGACGCCGAGCTGCTGGAGGACATCAGGTAGGGCCCGCACAGGTGACACTCGCGTCGAGCTGAGACCGGGCAGCTCAtgccgtgtgtgtgtgtgtgtccccaggctgAGATGAAGCAGCTCGTCCCACGTGTGTGTGCGTGTCCCCAAGCTGAGACCAGGCACGGGTGGGCCAGGGACCGGGCACGGCTCACCTTGAGCCTGTCACCTCGAGGTCATGGGCTCCATCACCCGCTGGGGTGGCCTGATGGGGACAGGGTGGTGGCGGGGGAGATGGTAAGGGGCTGATGGCAGGGGCATGGTGGCAGCAGGCGATGGGAGGGAtggcccatccctgcccctctctgtgtgtcccctctgtgtcccctctccccccaGGTCctacagcaagcagagggcCACCATTGACAGGGAGTACGGGCAGGTAAGGAGGTGCCAGGGGATTCGGGATCATCCTGGGGGGCCCAGGCCCCATCCtgcctgcctggggcaggaactGGGCACGGCCCCACGCAGGCAGAGGGCAGCCTCGGAAATGACCCGAGCGTGGCTGCTCCGTGCTGGCCCAGGAGGGTGGTGGCAGATGGCTCATCCTGCCGGGAGGACCCTGACCATGTTCAGCACCCGCTGGAGgctctgctgagcacagcaTGGCCCAAACCTTGGGTGTTTTGGGAGCCTGAAGGGAAAACCTTGTGGGGGGAGGAAacggctgggctctgctgtctGCTGGGTCATCGCAGGGCACTGCTCTGAAATGTCAGTTTGGTTTTGATGTGAGATGTCCCTGCAGCGTCCCTTGGGGACATATTGCAGCAGAATTGTGTCCCCCCTTCCTGCAGCTGGTCACCATGTCACTCCTCTCCCTCACACCccccagg from Anomalospiza imberbis isolate Cuckoo-Finch-1a 21T00152 chromosome 15, ASM3175350v1, whole genome shotgun sequence encodes the following:
- the LOC137482870 gene encoding proteinase-activated receptor 3-like; amino-acid sequence: MSWRVLSPASAGACVTLLLSCAWLGSAAQPSSGKCPGRALLPLTPQEKNMCSQASEEDFLNSTLSTHLLPALYSVVVLVGLPANALACWVLATNFRRCSSTIFLLNLAGADLLFVLLLPFKISYHLLGNHWPFGDYLCRTMVAFFYGNMYSSILFLTCIGLERYISVAHPFLWKGSSWTRGKVGICVGIWLLVGLGMSPLLLRSHTHNISSLNITTCHDVLEKETQRFFGYYFLSLVGLGFGLPFVLMTISYSCILARLLAKGGSHGQVVRVLALVLVVFILCFTPSNVMLFIHYMLEPTGCNNGTYISYALALVLSACNNCFDPFIYFYVSRDFRGWVRDAGGRCLWGLETSSGRSTEKTALPLRSSGQSQGCQAVSPCPGDGGA